The proteins below are encoded in one region of Halichoerus grypus chromosome X, mHalGry1.hap1.1, whole genome shotgun sequence:
- the H2AP gene encoding huntingtin-interacting protein M: MSAKKSCESSNQTQAHLITTELQFPVSYVDRLLQEDQYTHYPTSSTADFLLAMLDHLTDYILDVVSTEANNSNMQTAPQEVQRAADSNGEPYRRLNDTAFTLFDAMPGSRRNG; the protein is encoded by the coding sequence ATGTCAGCAAAGAAAAGCTGTGAGAGCTCCAATCAGACTCAAGCCCATCTTATAACAACTGAGCTCCAGTTCCCTGTGAGCTACGTGGACCGCCTCCTGCAGGAGGATCAATACACCCATTACCCGACTTCATCTACAGCTGATTTCCTCCTTGCCATGCTAGACCACCTCACTGACTACATCCTGGACGTGGTAAGCACTGAGGCCAACAACAGCAACATGCAAACCGCCCCACAAGAGGTGCAGAGAGCAGCGGACAGCAATGGAGAGCCCTACCGCCGCTTGAACGATACAGCTTTCACCCTGTTTGATGCGATGCCTGGATCCAGAAGAAATGGCTAA